One Pyrofollis japonicus DNA window includes the following coding sequences:
- a CDS encoding tryptophan--tRNA ligase produces the protein MANEQPDVTPWEAEAFVDYNRLIEIFGAKPLTEREARLLEEVVGEQHFMIRRRVFYSHRDLDAFLEAYRRGERTALYTGRGPSGHTHLGHILPWVFTKWLQEKLGIDLFFQITDDEKFWHEEGYRLEDTNRMAYENILDIIAVGFKPEKTHIVIDSEDIRYLYPIAARVAKKITFSVQRAAFGFTDSTNVGMIFYPTLQIAMAFLPSEIYGEPTWVLIPAGIDQDPYWRIARDIAPSLGYPKPAQIHGKLLPGLGPEGKMSSSKPETALYTTDPPEVAKKKIMRAFTGGQPTAELQRKLGGNPDRCPIFKLYELMFEPDDKKLEERYWACKTGKLLCGECKRELAERVAKFLEEHQKRREKAKDMVDKFLIRNKFDPPPVESRVKKR, from the coding sequence GTGGCGAACGAGCAGCCAGATGTAACTCCTTGGGAAGCTGAGGCATTCGTTGACTATAATAGGCTCATAGAGATATTCGGTGCAAAGCCCCTTACTGAGCGCGAGGCAAGGCTCCTAGAGGAGGTTGTTGGCGAACAGCACTTCATGATACGGCGCCGCGTGTTTTACTCCCATAGGGACTTGGATGCCTTCCTCGAAGCTTATCGACGCGGTGAGAGAACAGCACTCTATACCGGTAGAGGTCCTTCGGGACACACGCACCTCGGCCACATACTTCCATGGGTGTTTACGAAGTGGCTTCAAGAGAAGCTCGGCATAGACTTGTTCTTCCAGATCACTGACGACGAGAAGTTCTGGCACGAAGAGGGCTACCGCTTAGAGGACACTAACCGTATGGCCTACGAGAATATTCTTGACATAATAGCCGTGGGGTTCAAGCCGGAGAAGACCCATATAGTCATAGATAGCGAGGACATTAGGTACCTCTACCCCATAGCCGCGAGGGTTGCAAAGAAGATAACGTTCTCCGTGCAGAGGGCGGCATTTGGGTTCACAGACTCAACAAACGTCGGCATGATATTCTATCCAACGCTCCAGATAGCAATGGCGTTTCTGCCCTCAGAGATCTACGGAGAACCTACATGGGTCCTAATACCTGCAGGCATAGACCAAGACCCATACTGGCGTATAGCCAGGGACATTGCGCCAAGCCTCGGCTACCCGAAACCCGCACAGATACACGGTAAGCTACTACCGGGGCTTGGGCCCGAGGGAAAGATGTCGTCCTCTAAGCCCGAGACAGCACTCTACACAACCGATCCGCCGGAAGTGGCTAAGAAGAAAATCATGAGGGCGTTCACCGGGGGGCAGCCCACCGCTGAGCTCCAGAGAAAGCTTGGAGGAAACCCGGATCGATGCCCAATATTCAAGCTATACGAGCTAATGTTTGAGCCTGATGACAAGAAGCTCGAAGAGCGCTACTGGGCCTGCAAGACAGGCAAGCTTCTCTGCGGTGAATGCAAGAGAGAACTAGCTGAGCGCGTGGCAAAATTCCTAGAAGAGCACCAGAAGCGCCGAGAGAAGGCAAAGGACATGGTTGACAAGTTCCTCATAAGGAACAAGTTCGACCCGCCGCCAGTTGAGTCTCGCGTCAAGAAGCGATAA
- the gcvT gene encoding glycine cleavage system aminomethyltransferase GcvT yields the protein MAKYRIPLYDVHRELGAEFGEFAGWEAPINYGSVIEEHLAVRRTVGFFDLSHMGRLILSGLDATKVLDYLVPRDISSEEGMMVGPTAMLNENAGFRDDIMTYNLGSDGWLIVPNAANREKILSHIQEWIGKLKANAQVEDKTFDWVLFAVQGPRAARLMEQLGVSREVLELKALRFVRNVVFEAARAKALLVSRSGWTGEDGFEIIAEVSEGEKILRKAAELVKKLEGSLCGLGARDSLRMEMGFVLYGHEIDEEINPVEARYWWVFKPGPKAECLGCPALREALRNGAEKVRVGLRLSKKARVIPRQGDKVYIEDVEIGYVTSGAYSPVLGRSLAQAYIDAKHALMGLDVEVERRGKRYKAKIIDFPAVTPTSSLPT from the coding sequence GTGGCCAAGTATCGTATTCCTTTATACGATGTCCATAGAGAACTAGGGGCAGAGTTCGGCGAGTTTGCTGGCTGGGAGGCACCAATAAACTATGGAAGCGTTATTGAGGAGCACTTGGCTGTACGGCGAACCGTCGGATTCTTCGACCTAAGCCATATGGGGCGCCTTATCCTAAGCGGGCTGGACGCGACAAAGGTTCTAGACTACCTTGTCCCTCGTGACATATCCTCCGAGGAGGGCATGATGGTTGGGCCTACAGCTATGCTTAATGAGAATGCTGGCTTCCGCGACGACATTATGACCTATAACCTAGGCTCTGATGGGTGGCTTATAGTGCCTAATGCAGCTAATAGAGAGAAGATATTGAGCCACATCCAAGAGTGGATAGGAAAGCTTAAAGCTAATGCACAAGTCGAGGACAAGACGTTCGACTGGGTGCTCTTCGCCGTCCAGGGGCCACGTGCAGCCAGGCTAATGGAACAGCTAGGAGTATCCCGCGAAGTCCTTGAGCTGAAGGCCCTAAGATTCGTGCGAAATGTCGTATTCGAGGCAGCGAGGGCAAAAGCATTACTTGTTTCGAGAAGCGGCTGGACCGGGGAAGATGGTTTCGAAATAATCGCCGAGGTCTCAGAGGGCGAAAAAATACTGCGCAAAGCAGCCGAGCTAGTAAAGAAGCTTGAGGGGAGCTTGTGCGGCTTAGGAGCCCGTGACAGCTTAAGAATGGAGATGGGCTTCGTCCTCTACGGCCACGAAATAGACGAGGAAATTAACCCAGTCGAGGCCCGTTATTGGTGGGTCTTCAAACCAGGCCCCAAAGCGGAATGTCTAGGTTGTCCAGCACTGCGCGAAGCACTCCGCAATGGCGCTGAAAAAGTTAGAGTTGGACTAAGGCTAAGCAAGAAGGCAAGAGTGATACCACGGCAGGGAGACAAGGTGTACATCGAAGACGTGGAAATAGGGTACGTCACAAGTGGCGCGTATAGCCCAGTGCTTGGCAGGAGTCTTGCCCAGGCATACATTGATGCAAAGCATGCATTAATGGGCTTAGATGTTGAGGTCGAGCGGCGCGGAAAGAGATACAAGGCAAAGATAATAGACTTCCCGGCAGTGACGCCAACGTCGAGCCTGCCAACCTAA
- a CDS encoding single stranded DNA-binding domain-containing protein codes for MENNVEETKISELKPGMNNVNVKVRVLEAEEPRVINTRKGPRTISEAVVGDETGRTRLTLWGHAAGSLKQGEAVEIHGAWTTAYRGQVVLNVGGKSNIEHVADEEVPAAEDVPEETPRAPEGYRPPRRGGAGGARGSYRRRQPRF; via the coding sequence ATGGAAAATAACGTAGAAGAAACCAAAATATCCGAGCTCAAACCCGGAATGAACAACGTAAACGTAAAGGTCCGCGTCCTCGAAGCCGAAGAGCCACGCGTGATAAACACGCGTAAAGGCCCCCGCACTATAAGCGAAGCAGTAGTCGGCGACGAGACTGGACGAACACGCTTAACCCTCTGGGGCCACGCGGCTGGCAGCCTCAAGCAGGGCGAGGCAGTAGAGATACACGGTGCATGGACAACGGCTTACCGCGGCCAAGTAGTCCTCAATGTTGGCGGTAAGAGCAACATAGAGCACGTTGCGGACGAGGAGGTCCCGGCAGCAGAGGACGTACCAGAGGAGACGCCGCGCGCGCCCGAGGGTTATCGCCCGCCTAGGCGTGGCGGAGCCGGAGGAGCACGCGGCTCCTATCGCAGGAGGCAGCCGCGCTTCTAA
- a CDS encoding ABC transporter substrate-binding protein gives MKKYLAPILVIALLVIPFASFVQPAAAQAEKGPAADHVIWKAVPLQNAVQALTSGDIDVYLFGLRPSAAQQLVGKPGIALYQAPAGLVDIGLNPAPVMIVQLPGKVSKAAAAQALGVDPVVISAVTYIPADANLSILNSMPFIGVPINKTDVTIVELCAKPASLPGNVEVLWQSDKYDINPFCFRDIRFALNYAIDRDYIVKNIYKGLAIAKYTFYGPDDPVYTELIDIVAKYKFSYNPDLAKSIVSKVLAKAGAEQRGEVWYYNGKPIQVIGIIRVEDERHEIGLMFANALEQMGIQVIKQEVTFTEAIPKVYYTDPRDFEWHFYTEGWGKGAIDKWDPWNLAQFAAAWLGWSPGWFEPSYWNYRNYTIDYYSMLTAQTQINADQLKESNYVDYLVWIQKGFIKPGETIYIESKDHWISYLRRGTELGLLESIRIWIVATMDTYAARSDVKGVTLDLGAGLRNPFFYRGMYKEGSDTIRVGHLHVFTAGTIWDPVGGFSDVYSVDPMRATYDPWIWRHPFNGEPIPFRVTFSVETAGPTGKLQVPDDAVWWDAKHHKWVLAKELGRTEATSKVVFDLSNLIGTHWHDGETITCADIVGYYAELLDLAYNPTKSQIEGSVASQLQQSFNTFVAFRFLPGQKKIEVYLNYWHFDPNYIADYAVIAPSIPVPLLLAEDYLAFVKKTYALSDTRSEKENIPHINLVLKNHAEDIAKALDEMKFDDYKSWFTLPHGKTVMTPQEWSDRVSKIKNYIKEYGVAWISQGPFKLVRFDKDAQELELEAFRDPAYPFGPKKWVYGLPVPTEITSVVVPTVVTGQDAQITIVVKGLEPIHVIYIIRDPATGEIVLKGMAQKTATGYIVKLPGKITIKLKPNYVYELEIVAYSEQVALPAGKTALLQTLSPGLSQQLSQTQKQIQQLQKQLGQQAEEIQQLGQQVQQLAQQLGQLQQQLGQQVAQVLQQSLTQLANTISKLSTSTAQGFDTVNKQIKTLSDTLASVSKSVSDLDKKVSNLQNSLNTLATKDDVNSVASKASSAASKANAALWVSVINLILLLVVIALLFRKA, from the coding sequence TTGAAGAAGTATTTAGCTCCAATCCTTGTAATAGCGCTCCTCGTAATTCCCTTCGCATCCTTCGTACAGCCAGCAGCGGCTCAGGCGGAGAAGGGCCCTGCAGCTGACCACGTTATTTGGAAGGCTGTCCCGTTGCAGAATGCTGTTCAAGCGTTGACGAGCGGCGACATCGATGTCTACTTGTTCGGTCTGCGGCCCTCTGCTGCCCAGCAGCTCGTAGGCAAGCCTGGCATTGCCCTCTACCAAGCCCCCGCAGGCCTTGTTGATATCGGGCTGAACCCGGCGCCGGTCATGATTGTGCAGCTCCCAGGCAAGGTTAGCAAGGCTGCCGCGGCCCAGGCCCTCGGCGTAGACCCCGTGGTAATCTCGGCGGTAACCTACATACCGGCTGACGCTAACCTAAGCATACTGAACTCGATGCCTTTCATTGGTGTACCTATAAACAAGACCGACGTAACTATCGTTGAGCTTTGTGCTAAGCCGGCAAGCCTCCCCGGTAACGTAGAAGTACTCTGGCAGAGCGACAAGTATGACATCAACCCATTCTGCTTCCGAGACATAAGGTTCGCGCTCAACTATGCCATCGATAGAGACTACATCGTTAAGAACATCTACAAGGGCCTAGCAATAGCGAAGTACACGTTCTATGGTCCAGACGACCCAGTATACACCGAGCTAATAGATATAGTAGCGAAGTACAAGTTCAGCTACAATCCCGACCTCGCAAAGAGCATAGTATCAAAGGTACTCGCAAAAGCTGGTGCTGAGCAAAGAGGTGAGGTCTGGTACTACAACGGTAAACCAATACAAGTGATTGGTATTATTCGTGTTGAGGACGAGAGGCACGAAATAGGCCTAATGTTCGCCAACGCCCTCGAGCAGATGGGTATACAAGTGATAAAACAAGAGGTAACCTTTACGGAAGCCATACCCAAGGTGTACTACACCGATCCACGCGACTTTGAGTGGCACTTCTACACTGAGGGCTGGGGCAAGGGTGCCATCGATAAGTGGGACCCATGGAACCTAGCACAGTTCGCTGCAGCATGGCTAGGCTGGTCACCAGGATGGTTCGAGCCAAGCTACTGGAACTACAGGAACTACACTATCGACTACTACAGCATGCTAACAGCACAGACACAGATAAATGCAGATCAGCTCAAGGAGAGCAATTATGTTGACTATCTAGTGTGGATACAAAAGGGATTCATAAAGCCTGGTGAAACAATTTACATAGAAAGCAAAGACCACTGGATTTCTTATCTACGTAGGGGCACTGAGCTAGGCCTCTTAGAGAGTATCAGAATCTGGATAGTTGCCACAATGGATACCTATGCTGCAAGGAGTGACGTCAAGGGCGTTACATTAGACCTTGGCGCTGGTTTAAGGAATCCATTCTTCTATCGTGGTATGTATAAGGAAGGTAGCGACACGATAAGGGTCGGTCATCTACACGTTTTCACGGCTGGTACGATCTGGGATCCGGTTGGCGGTTTCAGCGATGTCTACAGCGTTGATCCAATGAGGGCGACCTACGATCCATGGATTTGGAGACACCCGTTCAACGGCGAGCCAATACCGTTCCGTGTAACATTCAGCGTTGAGACGGCAGGCCCAACTGGTAAATTACAGGTGCCAGACGACGCAGTATGGTGGGACGCGAAGCATCACAAGTGGGTGCTCGCTAAGGAGCTAGGCAGGACAGAGGCAACAAGCAAGGTGGTATTCGACCTAAGCAACCTCATAGGAACACACTGGCACGATGGCGAGACAATAACCTGTGCAGACATAGTAGGTTACTATGCCGAGCTACTAGACCTAGCATACAACCCGACAAAGAGCCAGATAGAGGGAAGCGTGGCCTCCCAGCTACAGCAGAGCTTCAACACATTCGTAGCATTCAGGTTCCTGCCAGGACAGAAGAAGATAGAGGTCTACCTCAACTACTGGCACTTCGACCCCAACTACATAGCTGACTACGCAGTAATAGCTCCATCAATACCAGTACCGCTACTCCTAGCAGAAGACTACCTAGCATTCGTGAAGAAGACCTACGCGCTAAGCGACACCCGCAGCGAAAAGGAGAACATACCGCACATCAACCTAGTACTCAAGAACCACGCCGAGGACATAGCTAAGGCCCTCGATGAGATGAAGTTCGACGACTACAAGAGCTGGTTCACACTACCACACGGCAAGACCGTCATGACGCCGCAAGAGTGGAGTGACAGAGTATCAAAGATAAAGAACTACATAAAGGAGTACGGTGTTGCATGGATAAGCCAGGGTCCGTTCAAGCTAGTACGCTTCGACAAGGACGCCCAGGAGCTAGAATTAGAAGCCTTCCGTGATCCAGCATACCCGTTTGGCCCCAAGAAATGGGTATATGGCTTACCAGTTCCGACCGAAATAACTTCAGTAGTAGTACCTACTGTGGTTACGGGACAAGACGCCCAGATAACGATTGTTGTAAAAGGTCTCGAACCGATACACGTAATATACATCATACGTGATCCAGCAACAGGAGAAATTGTGTTAAAGGGCATGGCCCAAAAGACTGCAACTGGTTACATAGTAAAGTTGCCAGGTAAAATAACAATAAAGTTGAAGCCGAACTATGTATATGAACTCGAAATTGTGGCTTACAGCGAGCAAGTTGCATTGCCTGCTGGAAAGACGGCATTACTACAAACATTGTCGCCTGGATTAAGTCAACAATTATCGCAGACACAGAAACAGATACAGCAGCTCCAAAAGCAGCTTGGCCAGCAAGCTGAGGAGATACAGCAGCTAGGTCAGCAGGTGCAGCAGCTAGCACAGCAGCTCGGCCAGCTACAGCAGCAGCTTGGCCAGCAGGTAGCCCAGGTGTTGCAGCAGTCACTAACACAGCTGGCAAATACGATAAGCAAGTTAAGTACATCTACAGCGCAGGGCTTCGACACGGTCAATAAGCAGATAAAGACTCTCAGCGACACCCTTGCCAGCGTATCAAAGAGCGTAAGCGACCTCGACAAGAAGGTAAGCAACCTACAGAACAGCCTGAACACGTTAGCAACAAAGGACGACGTGAATAGCGTGGCGAGCAAGGCATCCTCAGCGGCAAGCAAGGCCAACGCAGCGCTATGGGTATCAGTGATCAACCTAATATTGCTACTAGTAGTAATAGCGCTGCTATTCCGCAAAGCCTGA
- a CDS encoding ABC transporter permease, with the protein MAGRTASVLARRAVFLTIALILIMILTAAIIGASGYDEKVIRAIIGTELQAYRQSLQRQNIPATEIQKLVEQRKQELIEIYGLNKPWTARVLPMAFRALKLDLGYVKSRAVADVVGKQLPLSVKDAILTVLPRTIVMLTVAELICAAIALRLAPLIAYKRGSLLDKSVIAYAAFTNALPIWWLGLIAIFLFGYELRIAPTDYRIVIKYINEFTSNPGDAMIGLLKVSWLPVTVVVIGLLGGWLYGIRAIAIRVVNEDYVYVAKAKGLPEEIVVKRYILRVILGPVLTIVILALAGSIGGFIITESVFDWPGMGSLYYAAITSGDAPTLIGLIYITTLVYILARFTLEVLYILVDPRVRY; encoded by the coding sequence TTGGCGGGCAGGACTGCCTCTGTGCTTGCAAGGCGTGCCGTGTTCCTCACAATAGCACTTATCTTGATAATGATACTGACTGCTGCGATTATCGGTGCCTCTGGTTACGACGAGAAAGTGATAAGGGCGATTATTGGAACCGAGCTCCAGGCTTATAGGCAGTCGCTTCAACGCCAGAATATACCTGCGACGGAGATTCAGAAGCTTGTTGAGCAGCGTAAGCAAGAACTAATAGAAATATATGGGCTCAATAAGCCGTGGACTGCGCGTGTCCTTCCTATGGCGTTCCGTGCTCTGAAGCTTGATCTGGGCTATGTAAAGAGCCGCGCGGTTGCCGATGTCGTGGGGAAGCAGTTGCCTCTTAGCGTTAAGGATGCTATCCTAACGGTTCTCCCAAGAACGATAGTGATGTTGACTGTCGCCGAGCTCATATGTGCTGCTATAGCTCTCCGGCTTGCTCCATTGATAGCCTATAAGCGTGGAAGCCTTCTCGATAAATCGGTCATAGCGTATGCGGCGTTTACTAATGCCCTACCTATATGGTGGCTAGGCCTTATAGCAATATTCTTGTTTGGCTACGAGTTACGCATCGCTCCGACAGATTATAGGATAGTGATTAAGTATATTAACGAGTTTACAAGCAATCCTGGCGACGCCATGATAGGTTTGCTCAAAGTATCATGGCTACCGGTCACGGTGGTCGTGATAGGCCTTCTAGGCGGCTGGCTCTACGGTATACGAGCAATAGCTATACGTGTAGTCAACGAGGACTACGTCTATGTTGCAAAAGCTAAGGGCCTTCCAGAGGAAATAGTGGTCAAGCGCTACATTCTTCGAGTAATTCTGGGACCCGTGCTAACAATAGTGATACTGGCTCTTGCCGGCTCAATAGGTGGCTTCATTATCACGGAGTCAGTCTTCGACTGGCCAGGCATGGGTTCACTATACTATGCAGCAATAACGAGCGGTGATGCACCAACGCTCATCGGGCTCATATACATAACAACGTTGGTGTATATACTGGCGAGGTTTACTCTAGAGGTACTATACATACTCGTAGATCCACGTGTCCGTTACTAA
- a CDS encoding cytidine deaminase, with the protein MPSLEELEKRALSVLDNAYAPYSGVRVAAAVEAEDGSVFLGVNVENASYGLTICAERSAVASMVTAGKRKLRKVVIVSSTEEPLPPCGACLQVLVEFGDRGTVVVSISAKSGKKKMWRLEELAGHLFSIKEIVQGGRGAQS; encoded by the coding sequence TTGCCTAGCCTCGAGGAGCTCGAGAAGCGCGCACTTAGCGTCCTTGATAACGCATACGCGCCCTACAGCGGTGTAAGGGTCGCGGCTGCTGTTGAGGCGGAGGATGGGTCAGTATTCCTTGGGGTAAATGTTGAGAACGCCAGCTATGGGCTAACTATATGCGCAGAGCGCTCAGCAGTAGCGTCAATGGTTACAGCTGGTAAGCGAAAACTGAGAAAGGTAGTAATTGTCTCGTCTACCGAGGAGCCACTTCCTCCGTGTGGCGCGTGCCTCCAGGTCCTGGTCGAGTTCGGTGATAGGGGTACAGTCGTGGTCTCTATATCAGCTAAGTCGGGCAAGAAGAAGATGTGGAGGCTAGAAGAGCTCGCAGGCCACCTCTTCTCAATAAAGGAGATAGTGCAAGGAGGTAGAGGGGCTCAGTCCTAA
- a CDS encoding ABC transporter permease, with the protein MSTKAAEVRKRMAKARSERFREAREILDEVWRSLMGKTGLILIVFLVIVSIYALVSMPPNIVKLWNDPKAWEDNPSVVPPTWVSYFGTPVAPHVAKVLKPSQQGVYSSAMIENAVPVAGFVQVFSLDYRLDAKAFPQDIIAKIVDASANPVGGVQPIVTVYMIVKRPDGLVVMVNSPAPQPLKDIIAAGVIRLDPAQTAASLAAAFNISLTEAQAQPIRLLFGKLVGNRVEPLLGTYKIDLILMYGGVDPHSMEQAVKQGTSGIQSVKMIVKGSAYGLMGTDYVGHDLWLGLLFGFPAALAVGFFGAVTAALIGMIMGVISGYYGGWVDELIQRTVDVLGNIPLLPILVLIGVIVQEWNISPWARLFIIIGVLVLVSWGGLTIIVRSMVLSIKSEPYIEAAKAVGASNTRIMFRHIVPQILPYVFANLVFSVPAAILTEAGLSILGIRHGLPTWGAILSDAEAYVRSGGSYAVWWWILPPGILIGITSVAFVFLGLALETVVEPRLRRR; encoded by the coding sequence TTGAGCACGAAAGCTGCAGAAGTAAGGAAGAGAATGGCTAAGGCACGGTCGGAGAGATTCCGCGAGGCAAGAGAGATTCTTGACGAGGTCTGGAGGAGCCTAATGGGTAAAACGGGCCTCATACTCATAGTGTTCTTAGTAATTGTGTCAATTTACGCGCTGGTTTCGATGCCGCCAAATATAGTCAAGCTTTGGAATGATCCTAAGGCGTGGGAAGATAATCCATCAGTAGTTCCGCCTACCTGGGTCAGCTACTTCGGGACACCCGTTGCCCCCCACGTCGCAAAGGTGCTGAAGCCTTCACAGCAAGGAGTATATAGCTCGGCAATGATTGAGAACGCTGTTCCTGTTGCTGGTTTTGTGCAGGTCTTCTCGCTAGACTACAGACTTGACGCCAAGGCGTTCCCACAAGACATTATTGCTAAGATTGTTGATGCCTCTGCGAACCCTGTTGGCGGTGTACAACCCATTGTAACGGTGTACATGATTGTAAAGAGGCCCGACGGGCTCGTCGTCATGGTTAATTCGCCTGCGCCGCAGCCCCTCAAGGACATTATTGCGGCTGGCGTCATAAGGCTTGACCCTGCGCAGACAGCTGCCTCTCTTGCAGCAGCTTTTAACATAAGCCTTACGGAGGCCCAGGCGCAGCCCATACGGCTATTGTTCGGCAAGCTGGTCGGCAACCGTGTTGAACCGTTGCTCGGCACGTACAAGATAGACTTGATACTAATGTATGGCGGTGTTGACCCACACTCCATGGAGCAAGCTGTGAAGCAGGGCACCTCCGGCATACAGAGTGTCAAGATGATAGTAAAGGGCTCGGCCTACGGACTAATGGGCACCGACTACGTTGGCCACGACCTCTGGCTCGGCCTGCTCTTCGGATTCCCAGCCGCGTTGGCCGTTGGCTTCTTCGGCGCAGTAACAGCGGCACTCATAGGCATGATTATGGGAGTTATAAGCGGCTACTATGGCGGATGGGTTGACGAACTCATTCAGCGTACAGTAGACGTCCTCGGAAACATACCGCTTCTCCCAATACTGGTGCTGATAGGCGTTATTGTACAGGAATGGAACATTAGTCCCTGGGCGCGCTTGTTCATAATTATCGGCGTACTCGTTCTCGTATCCTGGGGCGGCTTAACGATAATCGTCAGATCAATGGTTCTCAGCATTAAGTCAGAACCATATATTGAGGCCGCGAAGGCGGTTGGCGCGAGCAATACGAGGATAATGTTTCGCCACATAGTGCCGCAGATATTGCCCTACGTGTTCGCTAACCTAGTGTTCTCGGTCCCAGCGGCAATACTGACCGAGGCCGGTCTAAGCATCCTAGGCATAAGGCACGGCCTGCCAACATGGGGCGCCATATTGAGCGATGCGGAGGCCTATGTTAGGAGCGGTGGCAGCTACGCGGTGTGGTGGTGGATACTGCCGCCTGGCATACTCATAGGTATAACCTCTGTAGCATTCGTGTTCCTAGGACTCGCGCTCGAAACAGTAGTTGAGCCAAGGCTCCGCAGGAGGTGA
- the gatB gene encoding Asp-tRNA(Asn)/Glu-tRNA(Gln) amidotransferase subunit GatB yields MEPRAVIGLEIHVQITSLKTKLFCGCSSDYRRAQPNTHVCPVCLGLPGALPVTNEEAVHKAIQLCLAINGKVAKVLRFDRKHYFYPDLPKNYQITQYLEPICRGGYVEIETPSGAKRVRIRRINIEEDPGRIVYPGGSPHTSPYVLVDYNRSGIALLEIVTEPDMSSPEEAAAFLEKLRSIVEHLGICDCGLEGSMRADANISIEGGERVEIKNITGIQEVKRALAYEYTRQRDLVLKGLKVKRETRHWDPVRKVTLPARAKEAEEDYRYMPEPNLPPIPIPEDLVAKLRESLPELPDARVKRLIEQYGLRPQTAKVLVSRKVLADFFEDAAKTYRGDVGRLANYIVNDLLNWLKDEDLRPLYSRVKPSHVARVMELVDSGVISIRQAKELAEHLVRTGEEPDKLVEKLGYTRIADPEKLRPIVEKVIRENPRAVRDALRNPRAINFLVGMIMRETRGRADPVVARRLVEEALRKLRRSES; encoded by the coding sequence ATGGAGCCGCGCGCCGTAATAGGGCTCGAGATCCACGTCCAGATAACAAGCCTTAAGACCAAGCTATTCTGCGGCTGCAGCTCTGATTACCGCAGAGCACAGCCTAATACTCACGTATGCCCCGTCTGCCTTGGGCTCCCAGGAGCGTTGCCAGTAACGAATGAGGAGGCGGTCCACAAGGCCATACAGCTGTGCCTCGCCATAAACGGGAAGGTGGCGAAAGTTCTACGCTTTGATCGAAAGCACTACTTTTACCCCGATCTACCGAAGAACTACCAGATAACACAGTACTTAGAGCCAATTTGCCGCGGCGGCTACGTTGAGATAGAGACACCAAGCGGCGCCAAAAGAGTAAGGATTAGGAGAATAAACATCGAGGAAGACCCTGGCCGGATAGTATATCCTGGTGGAAGCCCTCATACGAGCCCCTATGTGCTTGTCGACTACAATCGGAGCGGGATAGCTCTACTCGAGATAGTTACCGAGCCAGATATGAGCAGCCCCGAAGAGGCAGCCGCGTTTCTCGAGAAGCTTAGGAGCATTGTTGAGCACCTAGGTATCTGCGACTGTGGCTTGGAGGGCTCAATGAGGGCTGACGCCAATATCAGCATAGAGGGGGGAGAAAGAGTAGAGATCAAGAACATTACGGGTATACAGGAGGTGAAGAGGGCTCTTGCATACGAGTATACCCGGCAACGAGACCTTGTGCTAAAAGGGCTTAAGGTAAAGAGGGAGACTAGGCACTGGGACCCTGTTAGGAAAGTAACACTACCAGCCCGGGCCAAGGAGGCAGAAGAAGACTATCGATATATGCCGGAGCCTAATCTTCCTCCGATACCTATCCCCGAAGACCTTGTCGCTAAGCTCAGAGAATCTTTGCCGGAACTACCCGATGCACGGGTAAAGAGACTCATAGAACAATATGGTCTTCGCCCGCAAACGGCGAAAGTCCTTGTTTCTAGGAAGGTCTTGGCAGACTTCTTCGAAGATGCGGCAAAGACGTACAGAGGTGACGTGGGCAGGCTTGCAAACTACATTGTTAATGATCTCCTTAACTGGTTGAAAGATGAGGATCTTAGGCCTCTTTATTCTAGAGTTAAGCCGAGCCACGTGGCGCGCGTAATGGAGCTAGTTGATAGCGGCGTGATCAGTATAAGGCAGGCAAAGGAGCTTGCCGAGCACCTTGTTAGAACAGGGGAAGAGCCCGACAAGCTTGTCGAGAAACTCGGCTATACCAGAATAGCTGATCCGGAGAAGCTGAGGCCGATTGTAGAGAAAGTGATAAGGGAAAACCCGAGGGCTGTTAGGGATGCGCTGAGGAATCCGAGGGCAATAAACTTTCTCGTTGGGATGATTATGAGGGAAACAAGGGGGAGAGCGGACCCCGTTGTTGCTAGGAGGCTGGTAGAAGAGGCGCTGAGGAAGCTTAGGAGGTCAGAGTCCTAG